A genomic stretch from Puntigrus tetrazona isolate hp1 chromosome 6, ASM1883169v1, whole genome shotgun sequence includes:
- the LOC122346411 gene encoding LOW QUALITY PROTEIN: kelch-like protein 30 (The sequence of the model RefSeq protein was modified relative to this genomic sequence to represent the inferred CDS: inserted 3 bases in 2 codons) has product MVRNIDDLDFCLSSHPQSIMEGLRSLCSQPKLVDVTLSAGGQDFPCHRGILALCSHYFRSMFSGDFVESIAARVELHDVDPNVLSSLLDFAYTGKLTINKNNVEGLICTSSQLQFHTVRTVCSRYLQHQIDATNCLGILEFGEIHGCPEVVAKAWSFLLENFEAVQQHEEFLMLEKDRLAACLKDEDLHIRDDRSCVEAVLAWVGHCRDNRICHLRELLDLVKLSLLTESYLTENLLKESLVQDSLESKEFIERTCREKQEMKGGESEQRVTQNALNLQEVLFVMGGRSLDDSDDEDEDEDEDTDSRVHPRNCGFYNPKLGQWFQLPDFPNYNKWGYSVVSLNNNVYVTGGSRGSQSNTWSTTETWKYITREGKWVTVAPMLRPRTNHSSATLNGEIYVIGGTTMDFVEVEHYDPFSNCWTLTGPALKYVTNFTATSCEGKLYLIGSCAVKYNALTMQCYNPVIDSWCIIXSPFIPKYLSSPAXGFYGGVIYLVADNTKKVYLYNPEGNMWEKIQFLHTLHENGDLVVLGGKMYVTGGHWKGMEGDYGVEVEVYNRASNTWKVECFLPRLWTYSGYCSIFLDTSQWTELFPEET; this is encoded by the exons ATGGTGCGTAATATAGACGATCTAGACTTCTGCCTCTCTTCCCATCCCCAGAGTATCATGGAGGGCCTGCGCTCCCTCTGTTCTCAACCCAAACTTGTGGATGTCACCTTGAGCGCAGGTGGACAAGATTTCCCCTGTCACCGGGGAATCCTTGCTCTCTGCAGCCACTACTTCCGTTCCATGTTCTCAGGAGATTTTGTAGAGAGTATTGCTGCTCGTGTTGAGCTTCATGATGTAGATCCCAATGTGTTGTCATCCTTGCTGGACTTTGCATACACAGGGAAACTCACcatcaataaaaacaatgtagaGGGACTCATCTGCACATCCAGCCAGCTCCAGTTCCACACCGTTCGTACTGTATGCAGTCGATATCTGCAGCACCAGATAGATGCCACAAACTGCTTGGGAATCCTTGAGTTTGGAGAGATCCATGGCTGCCCTGAAGTTGTCGCCAAAGCATGGAGCTTCCTCCTTGAAAATTTTGAGGCAGTGCAGCAACATGAGGAGTTCTTGATGCTGGAGAAAGACAGGTTGGCAGCCTGCCTGAAGGATGAGGATCTGCATATAAGAGATGACAGGTCTTGTGTCGAGGCTGTTCTGGCCTGGGTCGGGCATTGTAGAGACAATCGGATCTGCCATCTGCGAGAATTGTTGGACTTGGTTAAGCTTTCCCTCCTCACAGAATCCTACCTCACTGAGAACTTGCTGAAAGAGTCATTGGTGCAAGACTCACTAGAATCCAAAGAGTTCATAGAGAGAACATGTAGAGAG AAACAAGAAATGAAAGGAGGTGAGTCAGAGCAGAGAGTGACCCAGAATGCCCTCAACCTGCAGGAGGTTTTGTTTGTGATGGGTGGCCGCTCGCTGGATGACTcggatgatgaggatgaggatgaagatgaagacaCAGACAGTAGGGTGCACCCCAGAAATTGTGGTTTCTACAACCCAAAGCTTG GGCAGTGGTTTCAGCTACCTGATTTTCCCAACTACAATAAATGGGGTTATTCTGTCGTCTCCTTAAACAACAATGTGTATGTCACAG GAGGATCAAGAGGGTCTCAGTCCAACACCTGGTCCACCACAGAGACTTGGAAGTACATTACTCGTGAGGGCAAGTGGGTCACAGTCGCTCCGATGTTGCGTCCCAGGACTAACCACTCTTCTGCAACCCTTAATGGAGAGATTTATGTAATTGGGG GAACTACAATGGATTTTGTTGAAGTTGAACATTATGACCCCTTCAGTAATTGCTGGACGCTTACGGGCCCAGCGCTAAAGTATGTGACTAACTTTACAGCCACATCATGTGAAGGAAAGCTTTACCTCATTGGTTCTTGCGCTGTTAAATATAATGCCCTGACTATGCAGTGCTACAATCCTGTCATAG ATAGCTGGTGTATCA TGTCCCCTTTTATTCCTAAGTATCTCTCATCTCCCGC CGGTTTCTATGGAGGAGTCATTTACCTCGTAGCAGATAACACCAAAAAAGTCTATTTGTATAACCCAGAGGGTAATATGTGGGAAAAA ATTCAGTTTTTACACACTCTTCATGAAAATGGGGATTTGGTGGTTCTAGGTGGGAAGATGTACGTGACTGGGGGGCACTGGAAGGGCATGGAGGGCGATTACGGTGTGGAAGTAGAAGTGTACAACCGAGCATCCAACACTTGGAAGGTGGAGTGCTTCCTTCCCAGGCTATGGACTTATAGTGGCTACTGCTCCATCTTTCTGGACACTTCCCAGTGGACAGAATTATTCCCTGAAGAGACTTAA